A genomic window from Megalobrama amblycephala isolate DHTTF-2021 linkage group LG2, ASM1881202v1, whole genome shotgun sequence includes:
- the camsap2a gene encoding calmodulin-regulated spectrin-associated protein 2a isoform X6, whose translation MGDLTDSRDPKKTFIVPAIKSFEHYDFNRAKIRASLTWLVAKAFGTDNVPEDLNEPFYKDQYEQEHLKPPVAGLLLSAELYCRAGSLILKSDAVKPLLGHDAVIQALAQKGLYVTDQERLVTERDLQKKPIQMSAHLAMIDTLMMAYTVETVSVEKVMACMQQYSTDYPDGDVPYDTEDAVTSWMNKVNEYLKEIIIQEQRRMEAQNAEPVENPKARYRKEQVLPKMVPWIPPVDNLLKDSTDGCALAALLHFYCPAIVSLGDICLKETMSLADSLYNLQLIQDFCREHLNHCCHFNLEDMLYAHSSLKNNYLVFMAELFWWFEVVKPPFVQPQVLDTEAPAPSLKNLPSVPISKVTKRSFMERPPSPDRPSLPLRPQPQTSGSGEIRRSTSMSFVDSFMGTWPKEKKSATQGVSFEIPFDKECTNQTPTGRGMTRSASTEGFGFKVPHGTRGIKRNLSFQPINGKNMGIEEEGCPDSQPQNLNSRLNGSGPPSIEEALEIIHNSEKQSQSPRAHATGEGFFLHLQNKSELNLKAKDGELDSISESFKGVASSSTTEVDTGIHVRTEDIQETLDEDSSLRDCTVSMELDTDQDFEARACHSQGSTSPCPSSLGAKSPAGSIPAPAFTPGIKMTSFAEQKFRKLNPNVEAKGGASQGTTPDGSDLTIPHSVSWAPSPDISPAHQPSKDPAQAMATEMVQLRMRLEEKRRAIEAQKKKVEAAFTRHRQKMGRSAFLTVVKRKGIDGTSPSQEDTPSSEGSKTPVETPQPDKSPLKSAGEDSTCEADLMEYTRSIEKLNASLSFLQTEMQRLAQQQEVIMQMREQQAWVVSPPQPSPQKQVRELRGSGTRSSGSPSPADSPRATHRSPTNLKRKSASFHSKTPRTPRPSELKITPFNRVLTVPQSVDSIPRLRRFSPSQSVSYSFSYLGSEKKPPSGAETTDKDIEQGLEALSIECSSGTNISPTKETQQAVTEDTDLSAKEPEDKENKPTEEREKLKRPTDDIKPAVESSVSEVLSQIVMETVFVTPTEPVDIAHQTNKNLIEVPLSVLKPLDGQALEEEGEKETSGENQDDEQKMSCGFFFKDDMKGEDSMAIKRAALLEKRLRRERESQQRKQQLEAELEQKKEEARLKAEEDRMKKEEDKARREFIKQEYLRRKQLKLMEDMDTLVKPRPVGAKQRKPRPKSIHRDVMESPRTPVRATAVSSLSLASLGDNDSVNSDRKTPRPDSADGCLSPTRSSSRNGEKDWENGSTTSSLTSNTEYTGPKLYKEPSAKSNKHIIQNALAHCCLAGKVNEGQKNKILEEMEKSGANNFLILFRDSGCQFRSLYTYCPDTEEITKLAGIGPKNISRKMIDGLYKYNSDRKQFSQIPAKTMSANVDAITIHSHLWQTKKPGTPKKVAAVKS comes from the exons AGCGCCCACCTGGCCATGATTGACACTCTGATGATGGCGTACACAGTGGAGACGGTGAGTGTGGAGAAGGTGATGGCCTGCATGCAGCAATACTCCACCGATTACCCAGACGGAGATGTGCCCTATGACACAGAGGATGCGGTCACCAGCTGGATGAATAag GTGAACGAATACTTGAAGGAAATCATAATTCAAGAGCAAAGAAGAATGGAGGCACAGAACGCAGAGCCTGTTGAGAATCCAAAG GCACGTTATAGGAAGGAGCAGGTTCTGCCCAAGATGGTTCCCTGGATCCCCCCGGTGGACAACCTCCTGAAGGACAGCACAGATGGCTGTGCCCTCGCCGCCCTGCTGCACTTCTACTGCCCCGCCATCGTCAGCCTCGGAG ACATTTGCCTGAAGGAGACCATGTCACTGGCAGACAGTCTGTACAACCTTCAGCTCATCCAGGACTTCTGCAGGGAGCACTTGAACCACTGCTGCCACTTCAATCTGGAGGACATGCTCTACGCTCATTCTTCCCTCAAA AATAACTATCTTGTGTTTATGGCTGAGCTCTTCTGGTGGTTCGAGGTTGTTAAACCGCCATTTGTTCAACCTCAGGTGTTGGACACTGAAG CACCAGCCCCTTCACTAAAAAATCTGCCATCTGTCCCCATCTCAAAAGTCACAAAGAGGAGTTTCATGGAAAGACCTCCTAGTCCAGACAGACCAAG tCTCCCCCTCCGACCTCAACCACAGACTTCAGGCTCAG GTGAGATCAGGCGATCGACCTCAATGTCATTTGTGGACAGCTTCATGGGTACTTGGCCCAAGGAGAAGAA GTCTGCTACTCAGGGTGTGTCCTTTGAAATCCCATTTGATAAAGAGTGCACCAATCAAACACCTACTGGCCGAGGAATGACTCGGTCTGCCAGCACTGAAGGTTTTGGTTTCAAGGTGCCCCACGGGACAAGGGGCATCAAGAGAAACCTGTCCTTTCAGCCTATCAATGGCAAGAACATGGGCATTGAGGAGGAAGGCTGTCCTGACAGCCAGCCACAAAATCTTAACAGTCGTCTAAATGGCTCAGGGCCACCTAGCATCGAAGAGGCCCTTGAGATCATCCACAACTCAGAGAAGCAATCACAGAGCCCCAGGGCCCATGCGACTGGTGAGGGCTTTTTTCTTCACCTGCAGAATAAAAGTGAACTGAACCTCAAAGCAAAGGATGGCGAGCTAGACTCCatttcagaatcattcaaaggGGTTGCTAGCTCTTCCACCACTGAAGTAGACACCGGCATCCATGTGCGGACAGAGGACATCCAAGAGACATTAGATGAGGACTCATCCCTTAGGGATTGTACTGTCAGCATGGAGCTTGACACAGATCAAGACTTTGAGGCAAGAGCTTGCCATAGCCAAGGCTCTACTAGCCCATGCCCCAGCAGCCTTGGCGCCAAGTCCCCTGCCGGAAGTATCCCAGCCCCTGCTTTTACACCTGGAATAAAGATGACCAGCTTTGCTGAGCAGAAATTCCGTAAACTGAATCCAAATGTGGAGGCCAAAGGTGGTGCTTCCCAAGGCACAACACCAGATGGTTCAGATCTCACCATTCCTCACTCTGTCTCCTGGGCCCCTTCGCCTGATATCAGCCCTGCACATCAGCCATCCAAGGACCCAGCCCAGGCCATGGCTACAGAAATGGTGCAACTGCGCATGAGACTTGAGGAGAAGCGTCGAGCCATTGAAGCCCAGAAAAAGAAAGTGGAGGCGGCCTTTACCCGACACCGCCAAAAGATGGGACGCAGTGCTTTCCTCACGGTTGTCAAGAGGAAAGGAATAGATGGCACCTCACCATCTCAGGAGGACACTCCCAGCTCAGAGGGAAGCAAGACGCCAGTGGAGACACCCCAACCTGACAAGTCTCCGCTGAAGTCTGCAGGTGAGGACAGCACATGCGAGGCGGACCTGATGGAATATACACGCTCCATTGAGAAGCTCAATGCTTCCCTAAGCTTCTTGCAGACTGAGATGCAGCGACTTGCCCAGCAGCAGGAGGTAATCATGCAGATGCGGGAGCAACAGGCCTGGGTTGTGTCACCACCTCAACCTTCGCCACAAAAGCAGGTGCGAGAGCTCAGAGGGAGTGGGACACGCTCTTCTGGGTCTCCCTCACCTGCAGATTCCCCTAGAGCTACACACCGTTCCCCTACAAACCTTAAGAGGAAGTCTGCTTCTTTCCATTCCAAGACACCAAGGACACCCAGACCTAGTGAGCTAAAGATCACTCCCTTCAACCGAGTCTTGACCGTTCCACAGTCAGTGGACAGCATCCCACGCCTCAGAAGATTCTCCCCTTCTCAGTCCGTGTCCTACTCGTTTTCTTATTTGGGAAGCGAGAAGAAACCACCATCAGGAGCTGAAACCACAGATAAGGACATTGAACAAGGCCTTGAGGCATTGTCTATTGAATGTTCTTCTGGAACTAACATCTCCCCAACCAAAGAAACTCAACAGGCAGTAACCGAAGACACTGACTTGAGTGCTAAGGAGCCAGAAGATAAGGAGAACAAACCAACAGAAGAAAGGGAAAAGCTGAAAAGGCCAACAGATGATATTAAGCCTGCAGTGGAATCTAGTGTGTCAGAAGTCTTGTCGCAGATCGTAATGGAGACCGTTTTTGTCACTCCCACCGAGCCAGTTGACATTGCCCATCAGACCAACAAAAATTTGATTGAGGTTCCATTGTCTGTTCTCAAGCCCCTGGATGGACAGGCGTTAGAAGAGGAAGGCGAAAAGGAGACTTCAGGGGAAAATCAGGACGATGAGCAGAAAATGTCCTGTGGATTCTTCTTCAAG GATGATATGAAAGGAGAGGACAGCATGGCCATAAAACGAGCAGCACTTCTGGAGAAAAGGCTGAGAAGAGAACGGGAGAGCCAGCAGAGGAAACAACAGCTGGAGGCGGAGCTTGAGCAAAAGAAAGAGGAGGCCCG GCTGAAAGCAGAGGAAGACCGCATGAAGAAGGAAGAAGACAAAGCACGGCGGGAATTTATCAAGCAGGAGTACCTGAGGAGAAAACAGCTGAAGCTTATGGAGGACATGGACACGCTTGTCAAACCACGGCCTGTGGGGGCCAAGCAGAGGAAACCAAGGCCCAAGTCCATCCACAGAGATGTGATGGAGTCCCCCAGGACTCCTGTCAGGGCCACAGCAG TGTCCAGCCTCTCTCTGGCCTCTCTTGGAGATAATGACAGTGTCAACTCGGATAGGAAAACACCCAG GCCTGACTCAGCAGACGGTTGCCTTTCGCCCACTCGCTCCAGCAGTCGTAATGGAGAGAAAGACTGGGAGAATGGTTCCACCACATCCTCACTGACATCCAACACCGAATACACag GTCCTAAATTATATAAGGAGCCCAGTGCAAAGTCAAATAAGCATATAATTCAGAATGCTTTGGctcattgctgtttggctggcAAAGTCAATGAGGGACAGAAAAACAAGATTTTGGAG GAAATGGAGAAATCGGGGGCCAACAACTTTCTGATCCTGTTCCGGGATTCCGGCTGCCAGTTTCGCTCTCTCTACACGTACTGCCCCGACACGGAGGAGATCACCAAGTTGGCCGGCATCGGTCCTAAAAACATCTCGCGCAAGATGATCGACGGCCTCTACAAGTACAACTCAGACAGGAAGCAGTTCAGCCAAATTCCAGCCAAGACCATGTCTGCAAATGTCGACGCCATCACGATCCATAGCCACCTGTGGCAGACCAAAAAACCAGGAACACCGAAGAAAGTAGCGGCCGTAAAGTCCTAG
- the camsap2a gene encoding calmodulin-regulated spectrin-associated protein 2a isoform X5: MGDLTDSRDPKKTFIVPAIKSFEHYDFNRAKIRASLTWLVAKAFGTDNVPEDLNEPFYKDQYEQEHLKPPVAGLLLSAELYCRAGSLILKSDAVKPLLGHDAVIQALAQKGLYVTDQERLVTERDLQKKPIQMSAHLAMIDTLMMAYTVETVSVEKVMACMQQYSTDYPDGDVPYDTEDAVTSWMNKVNEYLKEIIIQEQRRMEAQNAEPVENPKARYRKEQVLPKMVPWIPPVDNLLKDSTDGCALAALLHFYCPAIVSLGDICLKETMSLADSLYNLQLIQDFCREHLNHCCHFNLEDMLYAHSSLKNNYLVFMAELFWWFEVVKPPFVQPQVLDTEAPAPSLKNLPSVPISKVTKRSFMERPPSPDRPSLPLRPQPQTSGSGEIRRSTSMSFVDSFMGTWPKEKKSATQGVSFEIPFDKECTNQTPTGRGMTRSASTEGFGFKVPHGTRGIKRNLSFQPINGKNMGIEEEGCPDSQPQNLNSRLNGSGPPSIEEALEIIHNSEKQSQSPRAHATGEGFFLHLQNKSELNLKAKDGELDSISESFKGVASSSTTEVDTGIHVRTEDIQETLDEDSSLRDCTVSMELDTDQDFEARACHSQGSTSPCPSSLGAKSPAGSIPAPAFTPGIKMTSFAEQKFRKLNPNVEAKGGASQGTTPDGSDLTIPHSVSWAPSPDISPAHQPSKDPAQAMATEMVQLRMRLEEKRRAIEAQKKKVEAAFTRHRQKMGRSAFLTVVKRKGIDGTSPSQEDTPSSEGSKTPVETPQPDKSPLKSAGEDSTCEADLMEYTRSIEKLNASLSFLQTEMQRLAQQQEVIMQMREQQAWVVSPPQPSPQKQVRELRGSGTRSSGSPSPADSPRATHRSPTNLKRKSASFHSKTPRTPRPSELKITPFNRVLTVPQSVDSIPRLRRFSPSQSVSYSFSYLGSEKKPPSGAETTDKDIEQGLEALSIECSSGTNISPTKETQQAVTEDTDLSAKEPEDKENKPTEEREKLKRPTDDIKPAVESSVSEVLSQIVMETVFVTPTEPVDIAHQTNKNLIEVPLSVLKPLDGQALEEEGEKETSGENQDDEQKMSCGFFFKDDMKGEDSMAIKRAALLEKRLRRERESQQRKQQLEAELEQKKEEARLKAEEDRMKKEEDKARREFIKQEYLRRKQLKLMEDMDTLVKPRPVGAKQRKPRPKSIHRDVMESPRTPVRATAGSRPRVFSVSSLSLASLGDNDSVNSDRKTPSRPDSADGCLSPTRSSSRNGEKDWENGSTTSSLTSNTEYTGPKLYKEPSAKSNKHIIQNALAHCCLAGKVNEGQKNKILEEMEKSGANNFLILFRDSGCQFRSLYTYCPDTEEITKLAGIGPKNISRKMIDGLYKYNSDRKQFSQIPAKTMSANVDAITIHSHLWQTKKPGTPKKVAAVKS; this comes from the exons AGCGCCCACCTGGCCATGATTGACACTCTGATGATGGCGTACACAGTGGAGACGGTGAGTGTGGAGAAGGTGATGGCCTGCATGCAGCAATACTCCACCGATTACCCAGACGGAGATGTGCCCTATGACACAGAGGATGCGGTCACCAGCTGGATGAATAag GTGAACGAATACTTGAAGGAAATCATAATTCAAGAGCAAAGAAGAATGGAGGCACAGAACGCAGAGCCTGTTGAGAATCCAAAG GCACGTTATAGGAAGGAGCAGGTTCTGCCCAAGATGGTTCCCTGGATCCCCCCGGTGGACAACCTCCTGAAGGACAGCACAGATGGCTGTGCCCTCGCCGCCCTGCTGCACTTCTACTGCCCCGCCATCGTCAGCCTCGGAG ACATTTGCCTGAAGGAGACCATGTCACTGGCAGACAGTCTGTACAACCTTCAGCTCATCCAGGACTTCTGCAGGGAGCACTTGAACCACTGCTGCCACTTCAATCTGGAGGACATGCTCTACGCTCATTCTTCCCTCAAA AATAACTATCTTGTGTTTATGGCTGAGCTCTTCTGGTGGTTCGAGGTTGTTAAACCGCCATTTGTTCAACCTCAGGTGTTGGACACTGAAG CACCAGCCCCTTCACTAAAAAATCTGCCATCTGTCCCCATCTCAAAAGTCACAAAGAGGAGTTTCATGGAAAGACCTCCTAGTCCAGACAGACCAAG tCTCCCCCTCCGACCTCAACCACAGACTTCAGGCTCAG GTGAGATCAGGCGATCGACCTCAATGTCATTTGTGGACAGCTTCATGGGTACTTGGCCCAAGGAGAAGAA GTCTGCTACTCAGGGTGTGTCCTTTGAAATCCCATTTGATAAAGAGTGCACCAATCAAACACCTACTGGCCGAGGAATGACTCGGTCTGCCAGCACTGAAGGTTTTGGTTTCAAGGTGCCCCACGGGACAAGGGGCATCAAGAGAAACCTGTCCTTTCAGCCTATCAATGGCAAGAACATGGGCATTGAGGAGGAAGGCTGTCCTGACAGCCAGCCACAAAATCTTAACAGTCGTCTAAATGGCTCAGGGCCACCTAGCATCGAAGAGGCCCTTGAGATCATCCACAACTCAGAGAAGCAATCACAGAGCCCCAGGGCCCATGCGACTGGTGAGGGCTTTTTTCTTCACCTGCAGAATAAAAGTGAACTGAACCTCAAAGCAAAGGATGGCGAGCTAGACTCCatttcagaatcattcaaaggGGTTGCTAGCTCTTCCACCACTGAAGTAGACACCGGCATCCATGTGCGGACAGAGGACATCCAAGAGACATTAGATGAGGACTCATCCCTTAGGGATTGTACTGTCAGCATGGAGCTTGACACAGATCAAGACTTTGAGGCAAGAGCTTGCCATAGCCAAGGCTCTACTAGCCCATGCCCCAGCAGCCTTGGCGCCAAGTCCCCTGCCGGAAGTATCCCAGCCCCTGCTTTTACACCTGGAATAAAGATGACCAGCTTTGCTGAGCAGAAATTCCGTAAACTGAATCCAAATGTGGAGGCCAAAGGTGGTGCTTCCCAAGGCACAACACCAGATGGTTCAGATCTCACCATTCCTCACTCTGTCTCCTGGGCCCCTTCGCCTGATATCAGCCCTGCACATCAGCCATCCAAGGACCCAGCCCAGGCCATGGCTACAGAAATGGTGCAACTGCGCATGAGACTTGAGGAGAAGCGTCGAGCCATTGAAGCCCAGAAAAAGAAAGTGGAGGCGGCCTTTACCCGACACCGCCAAAAGATGGGACGCAGTGCTTTCCTCACGGTTGTCAAGAGGAAAGGAATAGATGGCACCTCACCATCTCAGGAGGACACTCCCAGCTCAGAGGGAAGCAAGACGCCAGTGGAGACACCCCAACCTGACAAGTCTCCGCTGAAGTCTGCAGGTGAGGACAGCACATGCGAGGCGGACCTGATGGAATATACACGCTCCATTGAGAAGCTCAATGCTTCCCTAAGCTTCTTGCAGACTGAGATGCAGCGACTTGCCCAGCAGCAGGAGGTAATCATGCAGATGCGGGAGCAACAGGCCTGGGTTGTGTCACCACCTCAACCTTCGCCACAAAAGCAGGTGCGAGAGCTCAGAGGGAGTGGGACACGCTCTTCTGGGTCTCCCTCACCTGCAGATTCCCCTAGAGCTACACACCGTTCCCCTACAAACCTTAAGAGGAAGTCTGCTTCTTTCCATTCCAAGACACCAAGGACACCCAGACCTAGTGAGCTAAAGATCACTCCCTTCAACCGAGTCTTGACCGTTCCACAGTCAGTGGACAGCATCCCACGCCTCAGAAGATTCTCCCCTTCTCAGTCCGTGTCCTACTCGTTTTCTTATTTGGGAAGCGAGAAGAAACCACCATCAGGAGCTGAAACCACAGATAAGGACATTGAACAAGGCCTTGAGGCATTGTCTATTGAATGTTCTTCTGGAACTAACATCTCCCCAACCAAAGAAACTCAACAGGCAGTAACCGAAGACACTGACTTGAGTGCTAAGGAGCCAGAAGATAAGGAGAACAAACCAACAGAAGAAAGGGAAAAGCTGAAAAGGCCAACAGATGATATTAAGCCTGCAGTGGAATCTAGTGTGTCAGAAGTCTTGTCGCAGATCGTAATGGAGACCGTTTTTGTCACTCCCACCGAGCCAGTTGACATTGCCCATCAGACCAACAAAAATTTGATTGAGGTTCCATTGTCTGTTCTCAAGCCCCTGGATGGACAGGCGTTAGAAGAGGAAGGCGAAAAGGAGACTTCAGGGGAAAATCAGGACGATGAGCAGAAAATGTCCTGTGGATTCTTCTTCAAG GATGATATGAAAGGAGAGGACAGCATGGCCATAAAACGAGCAGCACTTCTGGAGAAAAGGCTGAGAAGAGAACGGGAGAGCCAGCAGAGGAAACAACAGCTGGAGGCGGAGCTTGAGCAAAAGAAAGAGGAGGCCCG GCTGAAAGCAGAGGAAGACCGCATGAAGAAGGAAGAAGACAAAGCACGGCGGGAATTTATCAAGCAGGAGTACCTGAGGAGAAAACAGCTGAAGCTTATGGAGGACATGGACACGCTTGTCAAACCACGGCCTGTGGGGGCCAAGCAGAGGAAACCAAGGCCCAAGTCCATCCACAGAGATGTGATGGAGTCCCCCAGGACTCCTGTCAGGGCCACAGCAG GTTCACGACCTCGTGTTTTTTCAGTGTCCAGCCTCTCTCTGGCCTCTCTTGGAGATAATGACAGTGTCAACTCGGATAGGAAAACACCCAG TAGGCCTGACTCAGCAGACGGTTGCCTTTCGCCCACTCGCTCCAGCAGTCGTAATGGAGAGAAAGACTGGGAGAATGGTTCCACCACATCCTCACTGACATCCAACACCGAATACACag GTCCTAAATTATATAAGGAGCCCAGTGCAAAGTCAAATAAGCATATAATTCAGAATGCTTTGGctcattgctgtttggctggcAAAGTCAATGAGGGACAGAAAAACAAGATTTTGGAG GAAATGGAGAAATCGGGGGCCAACAACTTTCTGATCCTGTTCCGGGATTCCGGCTGCCAGTTTCGCTCTCTCTACACGTACTGCCCCGACACGGAGGAGATCACCAAGTTGGCCGGCATCGGTCCTAAAAACATCTCGCGCAAGATGATCGACGGCCTCTACAAGTACAACTCAGACAGGAAGCAGTTCAGCCAAATTCCAGCCAAGACCATGTCTGCAAATGTCGACGCCATCACGATCCATAGCCACCTGTGGCAGACCAAAAAACCAGGAACACCGAAGAAAGTAGCGGCCGTAAAGTCCTAG